In Crinalium epipsammum PCC 9333, the genomic window CCAATAACTAAACCAGGAATAGGATTAAGTGGAGACTTCACCCCTAGCCTTTGCGCCATCCTCACCACTTTTTCTAACCCTACGTCCTGCGCTACCCGCAAAGCAATAACGTTTTCCGAAAGCGCCATCCCTGTAAACATATCGGTACTGCCACTAGCGCCATGTTCACAGCCACGATATCTAAAGCCTTGCCAGTTTAGAGGGGCGCAGGAATAAGACTTTCCCGGCGATATTCCTTGCTCAATAGCAGCAGCGTAACTAAATAATTTAAAAGTCGATCCTGGTTGACGTTGCGCTCCTGTAACCCGATTAAACTGGCTTTGTTGGTAATTAGTCCCCCCTACCATCGCACGAATTAAACCAGTGCTAGAGTCCAAGGTAACTAGCGCTCCTTGAGAAAATTTATTAGCACTGCCAACAGTACTGACGTGGTTGCGGAGACTCGTTTCGGCTGAGGATTGCATCTGCAAATCCACGCCTGTTTCAATTAGGAAATTACCTTCTCTGGCTACTTCATCTCCCAATATTTGCCTTAGTTCCTCAAACACATAGCCATATAAATAGGGTGCTTTAGTATTTTTACTTGGTTCACAAGCTTTGGTGTTGACTTCAAGACGCGATCGCCTAGCCTCTCTTGACTCATTCTGACTAATTGCGCCCACAGTTACCATCCTACCCAGCACCAAATTACGCCGTTTCAGAGCGGTTTCATAACTTTGGCAAGGATTGAAAGCATTAGGCGCTGGCAAAATCCCCACTAATGTCGCTGCTTCCGAAAGACTAAGATCGCGAGCCGACTTGCCAAAATAATGTCGTGACGCATCTTCAAACCCAGAGGTATCTGAACCCAAAAACACCCGATTTAAGTAAGTTAGCAAAATTCTATCTTTGCTATAAAAAGCTTCCAACTTTAGAGAAACTACCGCTTCTCGCACTTTTCTACCGAGAGAATCTTGGGTTCCAACATACTTACGAAACAAACTACGCGCCACCTGCTGTGTGATCGAACTACCGCCTTGACGCACTTCACCTTTTTTGGTGTTTATTAGTATTGCCCTTAAAGTTCCAATTGGATCAACACCCAAATGCCAGTAGTAGCGAGCATCTTCTGAAGCCATTACCGCCTTCGGGAGGTAAGGCGAAAAATCTGATAATCGCTGCATATCAATATGAGCTTCACTACGGGGCGGACGTAGCGGTGCTTCTAGGTCGTTAGAGTAAACCACCACTGGGCCTGTAGCATCTGGTAAAGGTCGCACCGCAACCTTAGAGGACTCAATACCAATCACTAATGCAAACAGCCCTGTTACTCCACCTAGTCCATAAAGACTGTAGCGAATAGCTTGGATATACCAAGGAGGCGGATAGTGGTACTTAACGCTAACCGATTGAGCTAATTCTGGTGGCCCCAGATTAAGCACATCACCATGCCGCAAGGGTAAAGAATTGATCCTACGTCTACCCAAGTAAATCCCATTCGTAGAATTTTCATCTTTAAGAACAAAGGATTTTTCCCTTTGCCCTTCCCTCGTTAAAGACAAATGTACCTGGCTGACAACTGGGTTACGCACGACAATATCGCAGGATTTAGAACTGCGTCCCAGAACGTAGCGATCGCCCAACAGAGGATATACTTCGGCTTTAGGCGCATCAGCTTCCTGTACCCATAATTCCGGCACCTTAGCATTAGGTTTGAGTGCCAGTTGGGAAAAATTAATCTTTGCTTGAATAGTCTGTACTGCCTGAGTCACTTGACCCAGAAGAGTTTGAGGCGGACGTTGTTGCTGATGAGGAGGTGTCATGCGCTATTCACGCAAAGGTGTTGTAGAAATAAAAACAATAGATTATCGGAGAATTCCAGAATCTTAAACCATTGTGGCGTACTCAAGTCAATAAGTGCTACATACTTGCAATTTTTTTTGTTTTCATAATTAAAATTAACCGCAGATAAAATCCCAAATTTATCTACTTATGTAATTTTAAGCTCATAAGTTTTTATTAAAAAACCAATGCGTAAAAATTTTTGCTCTCTCTCCTCCCCCTGTCTCTTTTCAAGACAGGTCTATTATTTATGATTTCGTTGGTTGGATGTCGGCTTATTTTGAAAGCTGGCAATCAACAAGCAGATAATTCCTACATTAATAAATACGTCTGCTAAATTAAATACTGGAAATTGGATCAGACGAAAATCTATAAAATCGACGACCTTACCAGATATAAAACGATCAATACCGTTACCTAATGCCCCTCCCAAAATCAAACCATAGCCGATTTGCTCCCAAATATTGAACTTTGGGCCAAATAAGGCAAATGCCATTAAGCCTAAGCTAACTACCAAGGACAACCAGCGCAACCAACCTCCACCTTGGCTAAATAAGCTAAATGCTGCACCTGTATTAGTCACATAAGTAAAGTGAAATACTCCAGGCAACAAGTTCAATGTTTCGCCAATTTTGAAATTTTGTACCACCCAGGTTTTAGTCAACCAGTCTAAAACTAGACTAATCAACGCAGCAATCCAAAAAAAGTTATTTTTAAATTTCATAACAACCGCTTAAAGCTAATAGCAGAAGATACAGCTAATAGCTTTTTAGTAAAACATTAGTTTGCGTAGGGTAAAAGCAATTACTGTTACAGCGCAGACAACTACAAACTGTCCCGGCAATGGATAAAAAGAGTAATTAATTATACCTTGAAAAAGGGATAAGCCATAATTTACTTTCCAGTTCAATAATTGAGAGATAATTAGATAGCTTAACCCAGCGAGATGAATACTTAACAAGCCAAAAAAACAACTCAAGGCTAGAAATTCCAATTTTGGTTGTCTGCGAAAAGCGAGATAACCACAAACCCAAGCACCAGGGATAAAACCTAGTAAGTATCCAAAGGTGGGTTGTTGAAAATACTCCAAACCACCACCTCGATCAAAGACTTGAAACCCCATTAAACCAATAACCAGATAAGCAATTTGGGATAGCGCCCCAGCATTTTTGCCACCCAAACAGCCTACAAGTAATACTGCACCAATTTGGTAGGTAACACCCACAGAGTGAGTATTAACTCCTTGTTGACTCCAACTCCAAGGAAAGTTGATGATATAGGCTTCCAGAAAGTTACCACCAATGGTGAGCAGCAAGCCAATAATTGCCCACAAAATTTCATTGGGAACAGACACATTACTAAATTTTAGTAGTTTACGGCGAGAACTTCGGGGCAAGGTGCGATCGCTTTTGATTAATAAAAGCTGTGCTAATTCCGTACTGTAGTTAAAGTTACGTTAAACCAATAGTTTAGTGAATCCAAATAACTACAAAGGCACAGAAAAATTCTAATTTATGGGATTTCTCTGTCTGAGTATATAGCTGGTATTGGCTCAGTGGGATATTCACCAGGAATAGGTGCTTCTCCACCAGTTAGACCAAGGGATTCTAACATAGCATGATCTTGGTCTGGAGGTTGTCCTAGTGTGGTGAGGTAGTGTCCAATCAGCATGGCGTTAATGCCTGCTTTTAGTCCTAAAGATTGGAGTTCACCCATGACAGTTTCCCGTCCCCCAGCATAGCGAATGATTTGGGTTGGCAAAAGCAAGCGGAAAATAGCGATCGCTTTTAGTGCTTCAAAAGGATCGATTTTGTCAACTTCTTCTAATGGTGTGCCACTTCTGGGATTAAGTAAGTTAAGTGGTACAGATTCTACTTCTAATTCTCGCAGCGCCAAAGCTAGATCTACTCTGTCTTCCCAACTTTCGCCCATGCCGAGAATACCACCAGTACAAGCTTGAATTCCGGCTGACTTTAGGTGCTTAATAGTTTCAACGCGATCGCGCCAACTATGAGTTGTAACTATTTCTGGGAAAAAGTTTTCTGATGCTTCTAAATTATGGTTATATCTAGTCACACCAGCATCTTTTAAAGCTTGTGCTTGTTCTGGTGTTACTTCTCCCAAAGCGCAACAAGGCTTAATATTAGTTTCTGTTGTAATCAGCCTTACTGTTTCAAGGATGCGTTCAAATTCCCCTGATTTCGGGCTGGAATATTTAGGGCCACGTCCTTGACTGACTAAGCAAAATCGAGTTGCGCCAGCTAATTCGGCAGATTTTGCTTGAGTAAGAATTTCTTCAGTAGACTTAAGACCATAAATCGGCGAATCTTCCGCCGGATGGTGTGCTGACTGAGCGCAGAAGCCACAGTTTTCTGAGCAGTTGCCAGATTTGACATTTATAATGCTGCACAAGTCTACAGTATTACCACAACAGCCTTTGCGTACCAAATCGGCAGCTTGGCAGAGTAGCAAAATGTTGTCAGTACCTTCAATTTTGGTGAGTGCGATCGCTTCTTCTCGATCCAGGCGCTTCCCAGCAATAATCTGTTCAGCAAGATTTAACAGCCACGCTTGCACTGACTGGTCAGACTCACACAGGAAATCAGAGCTTGTCTGATTTCCTGAAGTTGATAATGGCGCTTGAACCACGCTTCTTCCTCTAATTGCAGTTCGCGATTTCTAATCACAGTCTCCCATGAATACGCTGCAATTACCAAAAACTACGGTAATATAGCTAGAATTTTATACCTGCTAAGTAGCTGTGGGGAAATAAACTTAACGTCATAAGTTGGTCATTGATCATTGTTAATGGTTCTGACGCTACTACTTAAGTGCAGTTGATGCTGATCACCAATTGTTTACAAGTTATTAACCTTTTCTTTACACTCTCTTTACGATTAACCTGTATGTTCGTATAGGCTCCCCCGTAAAAATACTCTAACTTGATAGCAATGATTTTCCGTATTAATCTGCTTAATCCATCTCGTCTAGCTACCTCAATTTCGTTGGTAGCACTCACAGTCGGTTTGGCTGCTTGTGGTGGTGGACAGGGCGGTTCGGATAATACTGCCACTAACAATAATGCTCCTAATGCAACTCCAGGCAAACTAGACTTAGCCCAAAATGTCTCGCTAACTGGTGCAGGTGCTTCTTTTCCGTCTCCTATATATCAGCGTTGGTTTTCAGATTTTAATAAAAAATATCCCAAAGCTCAGATAAATTATCAGTCAGTCGGTAGCGGCGCTGGCGTAGAACAGTTTACTGCTGGGACTGTAGACTTTGGAGCTAGCGATGTCGCTATGAAGGATGCAGAAATCCAGAAAGTAAAACAGGGAGCATTATTGCTGCCCATGACGGCTGGTAGCATTGTGTTAGCCTACAATCTCCCCAGTGTTGAAAGTGGATTGAAGCTACCCAGAGCAGTTTATACTGATATCTTGCTAGGCAAAATTAAGACTTGGAACGACCCTAAAATTACTGCTGCTAACTCTGGCGTTAATTTACCTAATTTACCCATAACCGTTGTGCATCGTTCTGATGGTAGTGGTACTACAGGTGTGTTTACCCAACATCTCAGCGCCATTAGTCCTGAGTGGAAAAGCAAGGTGGGAGACGGCAAGACTGTCGATTGGCCTGTCGGTGTTGGTGCTAAAGGTAATGAAGGCGTTACTGCCCAAATCACCCAAACTGAAGGCTCAATTGGTTACATTGAGTACGGTTATGCCAAGCAAAATAATGTGAAATTTGCTGCATTGGAAAATAAAGCAGGTAGCTATGTTCTCCCTAGCGAAGAATCGGCATCTAAAACATTAGCAGCAGTAAAACTGCCGGAAAATCTGCGAGCATTTATTACAGACCCCGAAGGTCAAGACTCCTATCCAGTTGTTACCTACACTTGGTTACTTGCTTATAAGCAATATCCTGATGCTGCCAAAGCCAAAGCTTTAGAAGCTATGATTGAATACGGCTTAACTGAAGGACAAAAGAATTCTTCAGAGCTAGGTTATGTACCCCTGCCCCAAAACGTAATTACTCAAGTAGCTGCTGCTGCCGATCAAATAAGCCCAGACTATAAAATTGAGGTAGGTGGCGCAACTGCCACTAAATAGCAAAACCAGAAACGTTCCAAATCGCCTAAAGCTTGTTTTTAAGTGACAGGAAGTAGTGCTAAGAACGTACTTAGGTTCGCTCCCACATTGTTCAAAAGTATGTTCTTAAATTTATGACTTTAGAAGCTAAGGATGCTAAACCAGCAATTCAACCTCCATCAAAGTTTGCACAATCATTTGATCGAGGTTTTATTTGGGTAACTCGGCTCTTTGCAGTAGGAGTTGCTGCTATCTTGCTGTGGATAGCAGTGCAGGTTGCTATTGCAGCTTTACCTGCAATTAGTGAGTTTGGTTTAAGTTTTCTAGCTTCTAGCACTTGGAATCCCGTAAATGAGGACTACGGGGTGCTTGCTCCAGTTTATGGAACTTTGGTGAGTTCTTTTATAGCTTTGCTTCTGGCTGTACCAATTGGAGTTGGCACGGCTGTCTTACTTAGTGAGAATTTTTTGCCGCCAAATGTGCGTTTGGTGCTGGTATTTTTGGTAGAACTACTAGCAGCTATTCCCAGCGTTGTTTATGGTTTGTGGGGAATTTTTGTTTTGATTCCCTCATTAAAGCAACTAGGGGGATGGCTGCATAGTAATTTTGGCTGGTTACCTATTTTTAGCACGCCTCCTTCAGGCGCAAGTATGCTGCCTGCTGGATTAATTCTTACTATTATGATTTTGCCAATTATCACGGCTATCTCCCGCGATGCTTTAATTTCCGTTCCTCCTGAACTCAGACAGGCGGCTATTGGATTGGGGGCAACTCGTTGGGAAACAATTTTTCAAGTAATTATACCTGCTGCTTTTTCTGGCATAGTTAGTGCTGTGATGTTGGCGCTGGGGCGGGCGATGGGTGAAACAATGGCTGTGACGATGGTGATTGGAAATTCCAACAAGATTAGCCCTTCACTACTAGCACCAGCTAACACAATTTCTTCGCTGCTGGCAAATCAATTTGCTGAAGCTAGTGGTATACAAGTAGCAGCACTGATGTATGCTGCTTTAATTTTGTTTATTTTGACGCTGTTAGTTAACATCCTGGCTGAGTTAATCGTGATCCGCATGAGGCGGCTATAATTAGCTCTACTTCATAAAACATACGAGGAGACAGAGGGGCAGAGGAGGCAGAGGAGGTAGAGGTAGTTCAAAATTTCCCTTTTATATTTTCTTTAATTAATTAGGTTGACCTAATTAGTAAATGAATCCAATTTCTAGATAATAGGTGTAATTTGTTAAATTTATGAGGCATACCAGCCAAGAGCAGAATTCTTCGGGTTTTCCAGTTGGGAGTTTGAATCGATCTGCAAGTTCTCCCCGAACACTGTTTAGTATTTTAATGACTGTATTAGCATTTATTTGTACTGCCTTGGCTATTTTGCCTTTGGTAGCAGTACTTTATTACCTAATACTCAAAGGGTTTGGCAGCTTTAGCCTCAAAATTTTTACTGAATTGCCGCCACCGCCAATGGTGGCAGGTGGTGGTATTGGTAATGCGATCGCAGGTACAGTGATCATGGTGGGGATTGCTGCTTTGATTAGTATTCCCTTTGGCGTACTAGCAGCGATCTATATGACTGAGTTTAGTACTGGTAATACGTCTCGCTGGATTCGCTTTGCTACCAACGTTCTTAGTGGTGTTCCCTCAATTATTGCTGGGGTATTTGCTTATGGGTTAGTGGTTGCAACATTTAAATCTTTTAGTGCGATCGCAGGGGGATTTGCTCTGTCAGTGCTGATGTTACCAATTATTGTCAGAACTACTGACGAAGCTTTACAGTTAGTGCCACAAGAACTTAGACAGGCAAGTTTAGGGCTAGGAGCAAATAATTTTGAAACTGTATCACGGGTAGTTTTACCTGCGGCTTTACCTGCAATTGCTACTGGGGTGACATTATCCATCGCCCGCGCATCTGGTGAAACTGCACCTCTACTGTTTACAGCTTTGTCTTCACAGTTTTGGCCTAATAGTGTATTCGCCCCGACTCCTTCTTTGGCAGTTTTGGTTTATAATTTTGCAATTGTTCCTTTTAAAAATCAGCAGGATCTCGCTTGGGCTGCTGCTCTAATTCTGGTGCTGCTAGTGCTGATTACAAGCATTTTTGCTCGTTGGGTAACTCGTCAAAAAGTTTATTAATCTTGAAGGTTCCCTTCTTAAGTTTAACTACAGCAAGCTAAAATTAAGAAAAGTAAAAATGTCAAATCTTATACCTCCGATATAAGATGGATATGGTAGTTAAATCGCACATCTATCTTTGTGCAGAATTTCTGAGATTTAAATTTGTCAAGTTTTGCTTATCCTAAATCTACTTGGGATTGACTCTGATTGTCTGTTTTAAGTGCTTTCCCGTCCCAATGCTGCGAGCGTCAATTTAAAAATTGACTTACAAGTAGCTGTGCTTGTCCAAACTATTGCTGTGGACAAGTCAATTGAACCCAAACTAAAAAATTATTTATGTTTTTGACCGATCACTTTCCCAATCACGCTGAAACTGTTTTAAGTGCCAAAAATCTCAATGTTTACTACGGTAAATCTCTGGCGTTACGGGATGTTTGCATAGATATCCCTAAAAATAGCGTAACGGCGTTTATTGGACCTTCTGGCTGTGGTAAGAGTACGTTGATCAGGTGCTTTAACCGTCTCAACGATCTGATTAGTAGTTTTCGGGCGGAAGGTAAAGTAAATTACTTCGACCAAAATCTTTATGCGCCTACTATAGATCCGGTAGAAGTGCGGCGGCGGATTGGGATGGTGTTTCAAAAAGCCAACCCTTTTCCTAAATCAATATATAACAATATTGCTTTTGGCGCACGTATTAATGGTTACAAAGGCGATATGGATGAGTTGGTAGAAAAATCGCTACGACAAGCAGCATTATGGGATGAAGTTAAAGATAAACTCAAGGACAGTGGTTTAGCTTTATCTGGTGGACAACAGCAACGTTTATGTATAGCGCGTGCGATCGCTGTTCAGCCGGATGTATTATTGATGGATGAACCCTGCTCTGCTCTCGATCCCATCTCGACACTAAGAATTGAAGAATTAATTCATCAACTCAAAGAGCAATACACAATTGTCATCGTTACGCATAATATGCAGCAAGCTTCTCGTGTGGCTGATTTAACAGCATTTTTTAATGCAGAAGTCACAGAGAAGGGACAAAGGTTTGGTTATTTAGTTGAGTGCGATCGCACAGAAATAATTTTCCAAAGCCCTAAAGAACAATCTACACAAGCGTATGTAAGCGGTCGTTTTGGTTAATTTCGGGCTAACTTTAGCATATTTATCTAGTAGCGAGCGATCGGCTTTCTTGCCACCAACGCTAGACAATTGGTGGCTAGTTTTTTATTTTAGGGCTTTGTCAGGTCTCAAGCCAATGTGATGCAGAATACATACTTTGCCTAAACTATAAATCTTAGTAAAAATGGTACAATAGCTTGCTATTTATCAATAAATTAATTTTTTTGATCCGTACACCATCAATCCAAGCTAGGATTAACTTTAATTTTGAATTTTTGTGTCATTAAAAAAGAAAAATGCTTATGAAGCGCTACTTTTCACGCCTGATTGCCCTAGTTTTAGTGGCGGTAATTGGCTTAATGGGCTGTTCTAGCAATTCCCAGGTGATGACGGGAGATTATCGCCAAGATA contains:
- a CDS encoding biotin transporter BioY, which produces MSVPNEILWAIIGLLLTIGGNFLEAYIINFPWSWSQQGVNTHSVGVTYQIGAVLLVGCLGGKNAGALSQIAYLVIGLMGFQVFDRGGGLEYFQQPTFGYLLGFIPGAWVCGYLAFRRQPKLEFLALSCFFGLLSIHLAGLSYLIISQLLNWKVNYGLSLFQGIINYSFYPLPGQFVVVCAVTVIAFTLRKLMFY
- the pstA gene encoding phosphate ABC transporter permease PstA, producing the protein MRHTSQEQNSSGFPVGSLNRSASSPRTLFSILMTVLAFICTALAILPLVAVLYYLILKGFGSFSLKIFTELPPPPMVAGGGIGNAIAGTVIMVGIAALISIPFGVLAAIYMTEFSTGNTSRWIRFATNVLSGVPSIIAGVFAYGLVVATFKSFSAIAGGFALSVLMLPIIVRTTDEALQLVPQELRQASLGLGANNFETVSRVVLPAALPAIATGVTLSIARASGETAPLLFTALSSQFWPNSVFAPTPSLAVLVYNFAIVPFKNQQDLAWAAALILVLLVLITSIFARWVTRQKVY
- the pstB gene encoding phosphate ABC transporter ATP-binding protein PstB encodes the protein MFLTDHFPNHAETVLSAKNLNVYYGKSLALRDVCIDIPKNSVTAFIGPSGCGKSTLIRCFNRLNDLISSFRAEGKVNYFDQNLYAPTIDPVEVRRRIGMVFQKANPFPKSIYNNIAFGARINGYKGDMDELVEKSLRQAALWDEVKDKLKDSGLALSGGQQQRLCIARAIAVQPDVLLMDEPCSALDPISTLRIEELIHQLKEQYTIVIVTHNMQQASRVADLTAFFNAEVTEKGQRFGYLVECDRTEIIFQSPKEQSTQAYVSGRFG
- a CDS encoding transglycosylase domain-containing protein; the encoded protein is MTPPHQQQRPPQTLLGQVTQAVQTIQAKINFSQLALKPNAKVPELWVQEADAPKAEVYPLLGDRYVLGRSSKSCDIVVRNPVVSQVHLSLTREGQREKSFVLKDENSTNGIYLGRRRINSLPLRHGDVLNLGPPELAQSVSVKYHYPPPWYIQAIRYSLYGLGGVTGLFALVIGIESSKVAVRPLPDATGPVVVYSNDLEAPLRPPRSEAHIDMQRLSDFSPYLPKAVMASEDARYYWHLGVDPIGTLRAILINTKKGEVRQGGSSITQQVARSLFRKYVGTQDSLGRKVREAVVSLKLEAFYSKDRILLTYLNRVFLGSDTSGFEDASRHYFGKSARDLSLSEAATLVGILPAPNAFNPCQSYETALKRRNLVLGRMVTVGAISQNESREARRSRLEVNTKACEPSKNTKAPYLYGYVFEELRQILGDEVAREGNFLIETGVDLQMQSSAETSLRNHVSTVGSANKFSQGALVTLDSSTGLIRAMVGGTNYQQSQFNRVTGAQRQPGSTFKLFSYAAAIEQGISPGKSYSCAPLNWQGFRYRGCEHGASGSTDMFTGMALSENVIALRVAQDVGLEKVVRMAQRLGVKSPLNPIPGLVIGQSEANVLEMTGAFGAIANKGIWNPPRAIKRIYDSSDCSDRAQPKTCRLIYDATQDSQGSQQVLQRSVADTVTSLLRGVVQRGTGRSASLGLGEAGKTGTTDRNVDLWFIGFVPKNQLVTGIWLGNDNNSPTNGSSAQAAQLWGNYMRKVVQ
- the pstC gene encoding phosphate ABC transporter permease subunit PstC, with amino-acid sequence MTLEAKDAKPAIQPPSKFAQSFDRGFIWVTRLFAVGVAAILLWIAVQVAIAALPAISEFGLSFLASSTWNPVNEDYGVLAPVYGTLVSSFIALLLAVPIGVGTAVLLSENFLPPNVRLVLVFLVELLAAIPSVVYGLWGIFVLIPSLKQLGGWLHSNFGWLPIFSTPPSGASMLPAGLILTIMILPIITAISRDALISVPPELRQAAIGLGATRWETIFQVIIPAAFSGIVSAVMLALGRAMGETMAVTMVIGNSNKISPSLLAPANTISSLLANQFAEASGIQVAALMYAALILFILTLLVNILAELIVIRMRRL
- the pstS gene encoding phosphate ABC transporter substrate-binding protein PstS yields the protein MIFRINLLNPSRLATSISLVALTVGLAACGGGQGGSDNTATNNNAPNATPGKLDLAQNVSLTGAGASFPSPIYQRWFSDFNKKYPKAQINYQSVGSGAGVEQFTAGTVDFGASDVAMKDAEIQKVKQGALLLPMTAGSIVLAYNLPSVESGLKLPRAVYTDILLGKIKTWNDPKITAANSGVNLPNLPITVVHRSDGSGTTGVFTQHLSAISPEWKSKVGDGKTVDWPVGVGAKGNEGVTAQITQTEGSIGYIEYGYAKQNNVKFAALENKAGSYVLPSEESASKTLAAVKLPENLRAFITDPEGQDSYPVVTYTWLLAYKQYPDAAKAKALEAMIEYGLTEGQKNSSELGYVPLPQNVITQVAAAADQISPDYKIEVGGATATK
- the bioB gene encoding biotin synthase BioB — encoded protein: MVQAPLSTSGNQTSSDFLCESDQSVQAWLLNLAEQIIAGKRLDREEAIALTKIEGTDNILLLCQAADLVRKGCCGNTVDLCSIINVKSGNCSENCGFCAQSAHHPAEDSPIYGLKSTEEILTQAKSAELAGATRFCLVSQGRGPKYSSPKSGEFERILETVRLITTETNIKPCCALGEVTPEQAQALKDAGVTRYNHNLEASENFFPEIVTTHSWRDRVETIKHLKSAGIQACTGGILGMGESWEDRVDLALALRELEVESVPLNLLNPRSGTPLEEVDKIDPFEALKAIAIFRLLLPTQIIRYAGGRETVMGELQSLGLKAGINAMLIGHYLTTLGQPPDQDHAMLESLGLTGGEAPIPGEYPTEPIPAIYSDREIP
- the lspA gene encoding signal peptidase II, which gives rise to MKFKNNFFWIAALISLVLDWLTKTWVVQNFKIGETLNLLPGVFHFTYVTNTGAAFSLFSQGGGWLRWLSLVVSLGLMAFALFGPKFNIWEQIGYGLILGGALGNGIDRFISGKVVDFIDFRLIQFPVFNLADVFINVGIICLLIASFQNKPTSNQRNHK